One genomic segment of Bradyrhizobium diazoefficiens includes these proteins:
- the miaB gene encoding tRNA (N6-isopentenyl adenosine(37)-C2)-methylthiotransferase MiaB codes for MTPPRKLHIKSYGCQMNVYDAQRMVDTLAPEGFVETASAEDADLVILNTCHIREKASEKVYSELGRLRVAKDEAARNGRTMRIAVAGCVAQAEGEEIVRRAPAVDVVVGPQSYHHLPELLKRAGSEGRAIETEFPAADKFGFLAQPKPDAIRARGISAFVTVQEGCDKFCTFCVVPYTRGAEVSRPVAKIVDDAKRLADNGVRELTLIGQNVNAYHGDGPDGKTWPLGRLLEHLATIPGIARLRYSTSHPRDVDGSLIAAHRDLDALMPFVHLPVQSGSDRILAAMNRKHTADDYRRVIDRFRAARQDIAFSSDFIVGFPGESEQDFLATLALVTQIGYAAAYSFKYSARPGTPAADMQETVSPAEMDQRLERLQELIDSQQSAFNKAAIGSTVDVLFERPARKHGQIVGRTAFLQPAHVMASSDIIGQILPVRIDSLERYSFLGELATPRTAGGPALSQAIGA; via the coding sequence ATGACGCCGCCGCGCAAGCTGCACATCAAATCATATGGCTGCCAGATGAACGTCTACGATGCCCAACGCATGGTGGACACGCTGGCGCCGGAAGGATTCGTGGAGACGGCCAGTGCCGAGGACGCCGACCTCGTCATCCTCAACACCTGCCATATCCGCGAAAAAGCCTCCGAGAAGGTCTATTCCGAGCTCGGCCGGCTCCGCGTTGCCAAGGACGAGGCCGCGCGCAACGGCCGCACCATGAGAATCGCGGTCGCGGGCTGTGTGGCGCAGGCCGAGGGCGAGGAGATCGTGCGCCGTGCGCCCGCGGTCGACGTCGTGGTCGGCCCGCAGAGCTATCATCATCTGCCTGAGCTGTTGAAGCGCGCCGGCAGCGAAGGCCGCGCGATCGAGACTGAATTTCCCGCGGCCGACAAGTTCGGCTTCCTGGCCCAGCCGAAGCCCGACGCGATTCGCGCGCGCGGCATTTCCGCCTTCGTCACGGTGCAGGAAGGCTGCGACAAGTTCTGCACCTTCTGCGTCGTGCCCTATACGCGCGGCGCCGAAGTCTCGCGTCCGGTCGCGAAGATCGTCGACGACGCGAAGCGGCTGGCCGACAACGGCGTTCGCGAGCTCACGCTGATCGGCCAGAACGTCAACGCCTATCATGGCGATGGTCCTGACGGAAAGACCTGGCCGCTCGGCCGGCTGCTCGAGCACCTCGCGACAATTCCCGGCATCGCGCGGCTGCGCTATTCGACCAGCCACCCCCGCGACGTCGATGGCAGCTTGATTGCAGCCCATCGCGATCTCGACGCCTTGATGCCGTTCGTGCACCTGCCGGTGCAGTCGGGCTCGGACCGGATTCTCGCCGCCATGAACCGGAAACATACCGCCGATGATTATCGGCGTGTCATCGACCGTTTCCGCGCCGCGCGCCAAGACATTGCTTTTTCATCGGATTTTATCGTCGGCTTCCCCGGCGAGAGCGAGCAAGATTTTCTCGCCACCCTCGCGCTTGTCACGCAAATCGGCTACGCTGCCGCGTATTCGTTCAAATACTCCGCCCGGCCGGGAACGCCGGCCGCGGACATGCAGGAGACGGTGTCCCCCGCCGAGATGGACCAGCGATTGGAGCGGCTCCAGGAACTGATCGACAGCCAGCAATCGGCCTTCAACAAGGCTGCGATTGGCTCAACGGTCGACGTGCTGTTCGAACGTCCGGCGCGCAAGCACGGCCAGATCGTCGGCCGCACCGCATTCCTCCAGCCTGCCCATGTGATGGCCTCGTCCGACATCATCGGACAAATCCTGCCGGTCAGAATCGACAGCCTCGAACGCTACAGCTTCCTCGGCGAGCTCGCCACACCGCGCACCGCGGGCGGGCCCGCTTTATCGCAAGCCATCGGAGCCTGA
- a CDS encoding PhoH family protein yields MQVPPETQVVIDFDDNRAASALVGPYGQHLAQIERRLGVIVDSKGNHITIGGTRDGCDAARRVLEMLYAQAVKGQDLDQGEVEGAIRAVIAQGSLFEFDAKSAKATFDSINLRKRPVRARTAAQDSYIRALKRHELVFGIGPAGTGKTWLAVAHAAQLFERKEVDKIILSRPAVEAGERLGFLPGDLREKVDPYLRPIYDALYDLMDARVVERALQTGEIEIAPLAFMRGRTLTNAAIILDEAQNTTSMQMKMFLTRLGENSRMIVTGDPSQIDLPNGQTSGLAEATRLLGGVEGIAQVHFKAEDVIRHELVARIVAAYEGSPQRPAAQKS; encoded by the coding sequence ATGCAAGTTCCGCCCGAGACTCAGGTCGTCATCGACTTCGACGACAACCGCGCCGCATCCGCGCTGGTCGGCCCCTATGGCCAGCATCTGGCACAGATCGAGCGGCGGCTCGGCGTCATCGTGGATTCCAAGGGCAACCACATCACCATTGGCGGCACGCGCGACGGCTGCGATGCCGCACGCCGCGTGCTGGAGATGCTCTACGCGCAAGCCGTGAAGGGACAGGATCTTGACCAGGGCGAGGTCGAGGGCGCAATCCGCGCCGTGATCGCGCAGGGGTCGCTGTTCGAGTTCGACGCCAAGTCGGCCAAGGCGACGTTCGACAGCATCAATTTGCGCAAGCGTCCGGTGCGCGCGCGCACGGCGGCGCAGGACTCCTACATCCGCGCGCTGAAGCGCCACGAGCTGGTGTTCGGCATCGGCCCGGCCGGCACCGGCAAGACCTGGCTCGCGGTCGCGCATGCCGCGCAGCTGTTCGAGCGCAAGGAGGTCGACAAGATCATCCTGTCGCGTCCGGCGGTCGAAGCCGGCGAGCGGCTCGGCTTTTTGCCCGGCGATCTCCGCGAGAAGGTCGATCCGTATCTGCGCCCGATCTACGACGCGCTCTACGACCTCATGGATGCGCGAGTCGTCGAGCGCGCGCTGCAGACCGGCGAGATCGAGATCGCGCCGCTCGCCTTCATGCGCGGCCGCACGCTGACCAATGCCGCCATCATCCTGGACGAGGCGCAGAACACCACGTCGATGCAGATGAAGATGTTCCTGACCCGCCTTGGCGAGAACAGCCGCATGATCGTGACCGGCGATCCCTCGCAGATCGACCTGCCGAACGGCCAGACCTCGGGTCTTGCCGAGGCGACGCGCCTACTCGGCGGCGTCGAAGGCATCGCACAAGTTCATTTCAAGGCCGAGGACGTGATCCGCCACGAGCTCGTGGCGCGGATCGTCGCCGCTTATGAAGGGTCGCCGCAGCGGCCGGCAGCCCAGAAATCCTGA
- the ybeY gene encoding rRNA maturation RNase YbeY yields MTEVLVVADCWQREPESEAVIQRAVAAAAESVDEDVADAEVAVMLTDDAGIRTLNSNWRGIDKPTNVLSFPALQPEGEWKEGDAPRMLGDIAIAYETMRREADEEHKPFDHHLSHLAVHGFLHLIGYDHETDDDAEEMEALETEILAHLGIPDPYADRTGTH; encoded by the coding sequence ATGACCGAGGTCCTCGTCGTTGCCGATTGCTGGCAGCGCGAGCCCGAGTCCGAAGCCGTGATCCAGCGCGCGGTCGCCGCCGCCGCCGAGAGTGTCGACGAAGACGTCGCCGACGCGGAAGTGGCGGTGATGCTGACCGACGATGCCGGCATCCGCACCCTCAACAGCAACTGGCGCGGCATCGACAAGCCGACCAATGTGCTGTCGTTTCCCGCGCTCCAGCCGGAGGGCGAGTGGAAGGAAGGCGATGCGCCGCGCATGCTCGGTGACATCGCGATCGCCTATGAGACCATGCGGCGCGAGGCGGACGAGGAGCACAAGCCGTTCGATCATCATTTGAGTCACCTCGCCGTCCATGGTTTCCTGCACCTGATCGGCTACGATCACGAGACCGACGACGACGCCGAGGAAATGGAAGCGCTGGAGACCGAGATCCTGGCACATCTTGGCATCCCCGACCCCTATGCAGACCGCACGGGGACGCACTGA
- a CDS encoding hemolysin family protein yields the protein MPDSDPTHDNPRNTPNLPAVVTPGEVLRPTADGWLVRAIRTLFGWKAGSVRDDLQVVLNATTPDDTGFSAVERTMLRNILGLHERRIADVMVHRADIVAVKRDIPLGELMDRFESAGHSRLVVYNETLDDPVGIVHIRDLLAFMTARARVPEAVKTKRKKPLPAGLDLRTVDLALPLEDARIIRKLLYVPPSMRAIDLLAQMQATRIHLALVVDEYGGSDGLVSLEDIVEQIVGEIDDEHDSDEPPSIVRLPDNAFIADARASLDDVRTVIGEDFVTGEAGEEVETLGGYLVSFVGRLPVRGEVISGPGNYEVEVLDADPRRVKRLRISTRKERPAPRTQRESRRREAAPDSGQPPAGDTPTPPPSEGTGQQ from the coding sequence ATGCCGGATTCCGACCCGACCCACGACAATCCGCGCAACACGCCCAATTTGCCGGCCGTGGTGACACCAGGCGAGGTGCTGCGCCCGACGGCGGACGGCTGGCTGGTTCGCGCCATCCGCACGCTGTTCGGCTGGAAGGCGGGATCCGTGCGCGACGACCTCCAGGTCGTGCTCAACGCGACGACGCCTGACGACACCGGCTTCTCTGCGGTCGAGCGCACCATGCTGCGCAACATCCTCGGCCTGCACGAGCGCCGTATCGCCGACGTCATGGTGCATCGCGCCGACATCGTCGCGGTGAAGCGCGACATCCCGCTCGGCGAGCTGATGGACCGCTTCGAGAGCGCCGGCCATTCCCGTCTCGTGGTCTACAACGAGACGCTCGACGATCCGGTCGGGATCGTCCACATCCGCGATTTGCTCGCCTTCATGACCGCGCGTGCCCGCGTCCCGGAAGCCGTCAAGACCAAGCGCAAGAAGCCGCTGCCGGCCGGGCTCGACCTGCGGACGGTCGACCTCGCATTGCCGCTGGAGGATGCGCGCATCATCCGCAAGCTGCTTTACGTGCCGCCGTCGATGCGGGCGATCGACCTGCTCGCGCAGATGCAGGCGACGCGCATTCATCTCGCGCTGGTCGTCGACGAATATGGCGGTAGCGACGGACTGGTTTCGCTCGAGGACATCGTCGAGCAGATCGTCGGCGAAATCGACGACGAGCACGACAGCGACGAGCCGCCCTCGATCGTGCGCCTGCCCGATAACGCCTTCATCGCCGATGCGCGCGCCAGCCTCGACGACGTCCGCACCGTGATCGGCGAGGACTTCGTCACCGGCGAGGCCGGCGAGGAAGTGGAGACCCTTGGCGGCTATCTCGTCAGCTTCGTCGGGCGCCTGCCGGTGCGCGGCGAGGTGATCTCGGGCCCCGGCAATTACGAGGTCGAGGTGCTCGATGCCGACCCGCGCCGCGTCAAGCGGCTGCGCATCTCGACGCGGAAGGAGCGGCCTGCCCCGCGCACCCAGCGCGAGAGCCGGCGCCGCGAGGCTGCGCCTGACAGCGGTCAGCCGCCAGCCGGTGACACGCCCACCCCGCCGCCGAGCGAGGGGACCGGCCAGCAGTGA
- the lnt gene encoding apolipoprotein N-acyltransferase, with the protein MSPLQRLRLIALAIILTWGWKRALIAMACGALSVLALAPFNIFPVLFITFPVLVWLIDGAGAGRYGGVPAAALTGYWFGLGYFVPGLYWIGYAFFVDADVFAWLTPFAVLGLPAYLSIFTAIGFALARLLWTKNATRVLALAASLTISEWLRGHALTGFPWNAFGYALSEPLPLAQTASLIGLWGMTFLTVAIFASPATLIDRTPDRRLQWRVPAAAITLLIVMGVFGAIRLSLHPTTTVAGTKLRLMQPDLQQDAKFNYAAKAEVMKKYLALSDRASGPQSTGVRDATILIWPESAFPFFLTREADAMAEIADLLPKGTVLITGSVRAPDLPRGTPITRAYNSIYVIDHDGSVLAAYDKLHLVPFGEYLPYQDLMEKLGFEQLTRVRGGFIPGTVRHALPVPSAPPALPLICYEAIFPGEIAGRNERPGWIVNLTNDGWFGISTGPYQHLEQARMRAIELGLPLVRSANTGISAVIDPVGRTIARLGLGIEGILDANLPAAIPPTVYARVGDAPAAMLVALAVILAVRRRVTKRQP; encoded by the coding sequence GTGAGCCCGCTCCAGCGACTTCGGCTGATCGCGCTTGCCATCATCCTCACCTGGGGATGGAAGCGCGCCCTCATCGCGATGGCATGCGGCGCGCTCTCTGTGCTGGCATTGGCGCCGTTCAATATCTTCCCGGTGCTGTTCATTACGTTCCCGGTGCTGGTCTGGCTGATCGACGGCGCGGGCGCCGGACGCTACGGCGGCGTGCCCGCCGCGGCACTGACCGGCTACTGGTTCGGGCTCGGCTATTTCGTTCCCGGCCTCTACTGGATCGGCTACGCCTTCTTCGTCGACGCCGATGTGTTCGCATGGCTGACGCCGTTCGCGGTGCTGGGCCTGCCGGCCTATCTGTCCATCTTCACGGCAATCGGCTTTGCGCTCGCGCGGCTGCTCTGGACCAAGAACGCCACGCGCGTGCTTGCGCTCGCGGCAAGCCTCACCATCAGCGAATGGCTGCGCGGCCACGCGCTGACCGGGTTCCCCTGGAACGCGTTCGGTTATGCCCTGTCCGAGCCGCTGCCGCTGGCGCAGACGGCATCGCTGATCGGACTATGGGGCATGACATTCCTGACGGTCGCGATCTTCGCCAGTCCCGCGACGCTGATCGACCGCACGCCCGATCGCCGCCTGCAATGGCGCGTGCCGGCGGCCGCGATTACGCTGCTGATCGTCATGGGCGTCTTCGGCGCGATCCGCCTGTCGCTGCATCCGACCACGACGGTGGCGGGCACCAAGCTGCGCCTGATGCAGCCGGACCTGCAACAGGACGCGAAATTCAACTACGCCGCCAAGGCGGAGGTGATGAAGAAATATCTGGCGCTGTCGGACCGCGCCTCCGGACCGCAATCGACCGGCGTGCGCGATGCCACCATCCTGATCTGGCCGGAATCCGCCTTTCCGTTCTTCCTGACCCGCGAAGCCGACGCGATGGCTGAGATCGCCGACCTGCTGCCGAAGGGCACGGTGCTGATCACCGGTTCGGTCCGCGCGCCCGACCTACCGCGCGGCACGCCGATCACGCGCGCGTATAATTCAATCTACGTGATCGATCACGACGGCAGCGTGCTCGCGGCCTACGACAAGCTGCATCTCGTGCCGTTCGGCGAATACCTCCCCTACCAGGACCTGATGGAGAAGCTCGGCTTCGAGCAGCTGACGCGCGTGCGCGGCGGCTTTATTCCCGGCACCGTGCGTCATGCGCTACCGGTGCCAAGTGCGCCGCCCGCACTGCCGTTGATCTGCTACGAAGCGATCTTTCCCGGCGAGATTGCCGGACGCAACGAGCGTCCGGGTTGGATTGTGAACCTCACCAATGACGGCTGGTTCGGCATCTCGACCGGCCCATATCAGCATCTGGAGCAGGCGCGGATGCGCGCGATCGAGCTCGGATTGCCGCTGGTGCGCTCCGCCAATACCGGCATCTCCGCAGTGATTGATCCGGTCGGGCGAACGATTGCTAGGCTCGGTCTCGGCATTGAGGGCATTTTGGATGCAAACCTGCCCGCCGCGATCCCGCCGACCGTCTATGCGCGCGTGGGCGATGCACCAGCGGCCATGCTGGTGGCGCTGGCGGTGATTCTGGCGGTCCGCCGCCGTGTCACCAAGCGGCAGCCCTGA
- a CDS encoding helix-turn-helix domain-containing protein: MSKAPNPVDKYVGSRVRMRRIMLGMSQEKLGEALGLTFQQIQKYEKGTNRVGASRIQQIAEILQVPVSFLFEGGPSGVPGPDGFSEGASPSYVSDFLATSEGLALTKAFTRIADSKMRRSIVDLVEQIAAREGPDKR, from the coding sequence ATGTCGAAAGCGCCCAACCCTGTTGACAAATATGTCGGCAGCCGCGTGCGTATGCGCCGCATCATGTTGGGCATGAGCCAGGAAAAGCTCGGCGAAGCCCTGGGCCTGACTTTCCAGCAGATCCAGAAATACGAGAAGGGCACCAACCGCGTCGGCGCGAGCCGCATCCAGCAGATCGCCGAGATTCTCCAGGTGCCGGTGTCGTTCCTGTTCGAGGGCGGCCCTAGCGGCGTGCCGGGGCCGGACGGCTTCAGCGAAGGCGCTTCGCCCTCTTACGTCTCCGACTTCCTCGCGACCTCCGAAGGTCTCGCACTGACCAAGGCGTTCACCCGAATCGCCGATTCGAAGATGCGCCGCTCGATCGTCGATCTGGTCGAGCAGATCGCCGCGCGCGAAGGCCCGGACAAGCGCTGA
- a CDS encoding M20 family metallopeptidase, translating into MMQFEGTDPSMTSANWFDSQTILYGIRRWVEIETPTDAPEQVNKLMSLVADHFHDLPVALERVAGVDGCGDHLIARSAWGQDQPGILILSHLDTVHPMGFIERLPFKVEGDSAFGPGIYDMKGGAYIAHHAFRALCADGARPPLGITHVFTSDEEIGSPTSRALIEKEGRKAKYVLVTEPARDGGKIVTGRKGVGRFRVFIKGVPAHAGTRPEDGRSAVRELANVILALEGMNDLKRGVTVNVGVARGGTRPNVTPEEAYAEIDLRVPSLADAEEFVGKILGLTSKTEGVSVTVRGELNRPPYEKSNAGASLYEHAKTLAADIGFELLDTHTGGGSDGNFTAAHTATLDGLGVDGKGAHTHYEQLYVSSLEPRARLLHRLYQTLR; encoded by the coding sequence ATGATGCAGTTCGAAGGCACAGATCCGTCCATGACCAGCGCCAATTGGTTCGATTCTCAAACTATTCTCTATGGCATCCGCCGCTGGGTGGAGATCGAGACGCCGACCGACGCGCCCGAACAGGTCAACAAACTGATGTCACTGGTTGCGGATCATTTCCACGATCTGCCCGTTGCGCTGGAACGCGTCGCCGGCGTCGACGGCTGCGGTGATCATCTCATCGCGCGTTCGGCGTGGGGCCAGGATCAGCCGGGCATCCTGATCCTCAGTCATCTCGATACCGTTCATCCCATGGGCTTCATCGAGCGCCTGCCGTTCAAGGTCGAGGGCGACAGCGCGTTCGGCCCCGGCATCTACGACATGAAGGGCGGCGCCTACATCGCCCACCACGCATTTCGTGCGCTTTGCGCCGACGGCGCTCGCCCGCCACTCGGCATCACCCATGTCTTCACCTCCGACGAGGAGATCGGCAGCCCGACTTCGCGTGCGCTGATCGAGAAAGAGGGGCGCAAAGCGAAATACGTGCTGGTGACGGAGCCGGCGCGCGACGGCGGCAAGATCGTCACCGGACGCAAGGGTGTCGGACGCTTCCGCGTGTTCATCAAGGGCGTGCCTGCGCATGCCGGAACGCGGCCCGAGGACGGCCGCAGCGCCGTTCGCGAGCTCGCCAACGTCATCCTGGCGCTCGAAGGCATGAATGATCTCAAGCGCGGCGTCACCGTGAATGTCGGCGTGGCGCGCGGCGGCACCCGCCCCAACGTCACGCCGGAAGAGGCCTATGCCGAGATCGATCTGCGCGTGCCGAGCCTTGCCGACGCGGAAGAATTCGTCGGCAAGATCCTCGGGCTGACATCCAAGACCGAAGGCGTCAGCGTCACGGTCAGGGGCGAGCTCAATCGACCGCCTTACGAGAAGAGCAATGCCGGCGCCTCGCTGTACGAGCATGCAAAGACGCTCGCCGCCGACATCGGCTTCGAGCTGCTCGACACCCACACCGGCGGCGGCTCGGACGGCAATTTCACCGCCGCGCACACCGCAACGCTCGACGGCCTCGGCGTCGACGGCAAGGGCGCACACACCCATTATGAGCAGCTCTATGTCTCCTCGCTCGAGCCGCGCGCGCGGCTGCTCCATCGGCTGTACCAGACCCTGCGATGA
- the trmB gene encoding tRNA (guanosine(46)-N7)-methyltransferase TrmB: MSERNSDPDRDDSQRAFFGRRKGHKLRQHQAELIDHLLPHLALDIEGEAPANAAEIFDPAAEDVRLEIGFGGGEHLAAEAQHFTTTGFIGCEPYVNGMAKILAQIEAANIGNIRLFAGDAAELLAWLPPASLSRIDLIHPDPWPKRRHWKRRFVQDRTIAAMARVLKRGGEFRFVCDIDDYCAWTLSHLARSVAFTWLAERADDFRQPWAGYTMTRYGRKAAREGRKAAYLRFRRI; encoded by the coding sequence ATGAGCGAGCGCAACTCAGATCCCGATCGCGATGACAGCCAGCGCGCCTTCTTCGGGCGCCGCAAGGGCCACAAGCTGCGGCAGCACCAGGCCGAGCTGATCGACCATCTGCTGCCGCATCTTGCGCTCGACATCGAGGGCGAAGCGCCGGCGAATGCCGCGGAGATCTTCGATCCCGCGGCCGAGGATGTGCGGCTCGAGATCGGCTTCGGCGGCGGCGAGCATCTTGCGGCGGAAGCGCAACACTTCACGACGACCGGCTTCATCGGCTGCGAGCCCTATGTCAACGGCATGGCGAAAATCCTCGCGCAGATCGAGGCCGCCAACATCGGCAACATCCGCCTGTTCGCCGGCGATGCCGCCGAACTGCTGGCCTGGCTGCCGCCGGCTTCGCTGTCGCGGATCGACCTGATCCATCCCGATCCATGGCCGAAGCGGCGGCACTGGAAGCGGCGCTTCGTCCAGGACCGCACCATCGCGGCGATGGCGCGCGTGCTGAAGCGCGGCGGCGAATTCCGCTTCGTCTGCGACATCGACGATTACTGCGCCTGGACGCTGTCGCACCTCGCGCGCTCGGTGGCTTTCACCTGGCTTGCAGAACGCGCCGACGATTTCCGGCAACCATGGGCGGGCTACACCATGACGCGTTACGGCCGCAAAGCCGCGCGTGAAGGGCGCAAGGCGGCGTACTTGCGGTTCAGGCGAATTTAG
- a CDS encoding DUF2336 domain-containing protein has protein sequence MTVATSLIPGLDDIVKRGDPRRRGEIARAISALFFQDAANLRPDLVDLFDNLLIDLVPHAELTARADLAERFSYLDNAPPHLVNQLARENEITVAGPVLRRSPVLDDSALVEIARLKGQGHLLAMTERPTLSSLITDVLIERGDRDVVRRAAGNAGAVFSPGSYSELIKRAAQDGVLTLRIGQRSDLSGEHLKELLNGTLDVIRRRLSSVVNPARQVEIKRAMAAIEEAARPPGPRRDYSAAQRTVLALHREGHLGESALLGFAKAHKYEESIASLSAMSGIRLSILDRLIAGDRYDPILVLGRMLNLGWPTVRALVLMWYGPNRTPADGDLEQARSNFTRLMPTTAERVVNFWRNRQTI, from the coding sequence ATGACTGTTGCCACGTCGCTCATTCCCGGACTGGACGATATCGTCAAACGCGGCGACCCCAGGCGTCGTGGCGAGATCGCGCGCGCCATCTCCGCGCTGTTTTTTCAGGATGCCGCAAATCTCCGCCCTGACCTCGTCGATCTCTTCGACAATCTCCTGATCGATCTGGTACCGCATGCGGAGCTCACCGCGCGCGCCGATCTCGCTGAGCGCTTCTCATACCTCGATAACGCGCCACCGCACCTGGTGAACCAGCTCGCCCGCGAGAACGAGATTACGGTGGCGGGCCCGGTGCTGCGCCGCTCGCCCGTGCTCGACGATTCCGCGCTGGTCGAGATCGCGCGGCTGAAGGGTCAGGGCCATCTGCTGGCGATGACCGAACGCCCCACCTTGTCTTCCCTCATCACTGACGTGTTGATCGAGCGCGGCGATCGCGACGTGGTGCGTCGCGCCGCAGGCAATGCCGGTGCGGTGTTTTCTCCCGGCAGCTATTCCGAGCTGATCAAGCGCGCCGCGCAGGATGGCGTGCTCACGCTGAGGATTGGCCAGCGCAGCGATCTCTCGGGCGAGCACCTGAAGGAGCTGCTCAACGGCACGCTTGACGTCATCCGCCGCCGCCTCTCCAGCGTGGTCAATCCAGCGCGCCAGGTCGAGATCAAGCGGGCGATGGCCGCGATCGAGGAAGCTGCGCGCCCCCCGGGGCCGCGCCGCGATTACTCGGCGGCGCAGCGCACGGTGCTGGCCTTGCATCGCGAAGGCCATCTCGGCGAGAGCGCGCTGCTCGGCTTCGCCAAGGCGCACAAATACGAGGAATCGATCGCTTCGCTCTCGGCGATGTCCGGTATCCGCCTCTCGATCCTCGATCGCCTGATCGCAGGCGACCGTTACGATCCGATTCTGGTCCTGGGCCGCATGCTCAATCTCGGCTGGCCCACGGTGCGCGCGCTGGTCCTGATGTGGTACGGCCCGAATCGCACGCCGGCCGATGGGGACCTCGAGCAGGCGCGCTCGAACTTCACCCGCCTGATGCCAACGACGGCCGAGCGCGTCGTGAATTTCTGGCGCAACCGGCAGACGATCTAA
- the rimP gene encoding ribosome maturation factor RimP, giving the protein MTERNTGSTDAELLAEPRLVIEPGVAARVSAVAAPVLEGMGYRLVRIRISGEAGCTVQIMAERPDGSMQLEDCEAISRALSPVLDVADPIDRAYRLEISSPGIDRPLVRRSDFERYSGHLVKIEMAVAHEGRKRFRGTLGAVEGDRVHLHRDDVKAGEDADVLLTMEDIGEARLVLTDELIAESMRRGKAEERQMRRELGLEPPQAPHAKISEKITKNTRPKKKPAPTNTKKHRLAAERARRGEIEPDEGD; this is encoded by the coding sequence ATGACCGAACGGAACACTGGTTCCACCGATGCCGAGTTGCTGGCCGAGCCGAGGCTCGTGATCGAGCCGGGCGTGGCGGCACGGGTGTCGGCGGTCGCAGCGCCAGTGCTCGAAGGCATGGGCTACCGTCTGGTGCGGATCCGCATCTCGGGCGAGGCCGGCTGCACCGTGCAGATCATGGCCGAGCGTCCGGATGGCTCGATGCAGCTCGAAGATTGCGAGGCGATCTCGCGGGCGCTGTCGCCGGTGCTCGACGTCGCCGACCCCATCGACCGCGCCTACAGGCTGGAAATCTCCTCGCCGGGGATTGACCGTCCGCTGGTGCGACGTTCCGATTTCGAGCGCTATTCTGGCCATCTGGTGAAGATCGAGATGGCGGTCGCCCATGAGGGGCGGAAGCGGTTCCGCGGCACGCTCGGTGCTGTCGAAGGCGACCGCGTGCATCTGCATCGCGACGACGTCAAGGCCGGCGAAGATGCCGACGTTCTCCTGACGATGGAGGATATCGGCGAGGCGCGGCTGGTGCTGACGGACGAGCTGATCGCGGAATCGATGCGCCGCGGCAAGGCCGAGGAGCGCCAGATGCGCCGGGAGCTCGGCCTCGAGCCGCCGCAGGCGCCGCACGCCAAGATCAGCGAAAAGATTACCAAGAACACCAGGCCGAAGAAGAAGCCGGCCCCGACCAATACCAAGAAACATCGCCTGGCCGCCGAACGCGCGCGGCGTGGCGAGATCGAGCCTGACGAAGGAGACTAG